In one window of Sardina pilchardus chromosome 23, fSarPil1.1, whole genome shotgun sequence DNA:
- the rap2ab gene encoding ras-related protein Rap-2a codes for MREYKVVVLGSGGVGKSALTVQFVTGTFIEKYDPTIEDFYRKEIEVDSSPSVLEILDTAGTEQFASMRDLYIKNGQGFILVYSLVNQQSFQDIKPMRDQIIRVKRYERVPVILVGNKVDLDNEREVSSSEGQALAEEWGCPFMETSAKSKTMVDELFAEIVRQMDYASLPDKEDPCCSSCNIQ; via the exons ATGCGTGAGTATAAAGTCGTGGTCCTCGGGAGCGGTGGAGTCGGGAAGTCCGCTCTGACGGTACAGTTTGTCACCGGAACATTCATCGAGAAGTACGACCCGACAATCGAGGATTTTTACCGCAAGGAGATAGAGGTGGATTCCTCCCCCTCTGTGCTGGAGATCCTTGACACAGCTGGAACGGAGCAGTTTGCCTCTATGCGGGACCTCTACATCAAAAACGGCCAGGGCTTCATACTAGTATACAGCCTTGTCAACCAGCAGAGCTTCCAAGACATCAAGCCAATGAGAGATCAAATAATCAGAGTGAAAAG GTATGAGAGAGTGCCGGTGATCCTGGTGGGGAACAAGGTGGACCTGGACAACGAGCGGGAGGTGTCGTCCAGCGAGGGCCAGGCGCTGGCCGAGGAGTGGGGCTGCCCCTTCATGGAGACCTCGGCCAAAAGCAAGACCATGGTGGACGAACTGTTTGCCGAGATTGTCAGGCAGATGGACTACGCCTCTCTGCCGGACAAGGAGGACCCTTGCTGTTCTTCCTGCAATATACAAtag